The following proteins are encoded in a genomic region of Oncorhynchus masou masou isolate Uvic2021 chromosome 32, UVic_Omas_1.1, whole genome shotgun sequence:
- the LOC135527269 gene encoding uncharacterized protein LOC135527269, whose amino-acid sequence MTQEGQGPRQTEPTTPPDIQGVTPAHPSEESATDQGLEGLGLEVKVEGIEATNEEEGEGSVTVEGEVHGEREGGESGKREGDEVGEGVEQVMQGEGEVHEERESMAETSDEEDGLGDERIDSEDGQTDGELERVEEVEKEGDNMNTEATYEAEPACKPSCEEEEEGEEEEEELTPPPPENQEEDQDLPDPPQSLDIIRLENGIGPENGIEGHEEEDDEEDEDEVEGCGLVEVIQEHLDMFSSTFECSVELADTEVEEEEEEEEEEEEEEEEGDGDGRGNQDSFSSVFERIVEHVVVIEREEEEDEEEGEREKNTVDNKDGFSSTFERIVESALLRGGTCYSSLDSLDVLSLTDETDSCVSFEAPLTPLIQQRSFLQSPEPLELELATVMEQEGSEAGTEAQQGEPEAGESAAGPGPGPGGSPLRTTITGTRSEFVLSQPGRWDIPNGFHTDTQGGVEGSGAIPNSMR is encoded by the exons ATGACCCAGGAGGGGCAGGGACCACGCCAGACTGAACCCACTACACCCCCAGACATCCAGGGGGTGACCCCAGCTCACCCTTCAGAGGAGTCAGCCACAGACCAAGGGCTGGAGGGGCTAGGTCTGGAGGTGAAGGTGGAGGGGATAGAGGCGACCaatgaggaggaaggggagggaagtGTTACGGTAGAAGGGGAAGTACAcggagaaagagaaggtggggaaagtggaaagagagagggtgatgaggtagGTGAGGGAGTGGAACAAGTGAtgcagggagaaggagaggtgcatgaagagagagagagtatggcaGAGACAAGTGATGAAGAAGATGGGCTGGGGGATGAGAGGATAGATTCAGAGGATGGTCAGACGGATGGAGAactagagagagtggaggaggtggagaaggagggggataACATGAACACAGAGGCCACATATGAGGCAGAACCAGCCTGCAAGcccagctgtgaggaggaggaggaaggagaggaggaggaggaggagttaacaccaccaccacctgagaACCAGGAAGAGGACCAGGACTTACCAGACCCACCGCAGTCTCTGGACATAATCAG GCTGGAGAACGGGATAGGACCTGAGAACGGAATCGAAGGgcatgaagaggaggatgatgaagagGATGAAGATGAGGTAGAAGGATGCGGCTTAGTAGAGGTCATCCAGGAACACCTGGACATGTTCAGCTCCACCTTCGAGTGTTCCGTAGAGCTGGCGGACacagaggtggaggaagaggaggaggaggaggaggaggaggaggaggaggaggaggagggggatggggatgggagaggtAACCAGGACAGTTTCAGCTCTGTGTTTGAACGCATCGTGGAGCATGTTGTGGtcatagagagggaggaagaggaagatgaggaagagggcgAGAGGGAGAAGAACACGGTGGACAACAAGGACGGCTTCAGCTCGACGTTTGAGCGTATCGTTGAGTCTGCGCTTCTCCGCGGGGGGACGTGCTACAGTAGTCTGGACTCTCTGGATGTCCTGTCACTcacagacgagacagacagcTGCGTCAGCTTCGAGGCGCCACTCACCCCCCTTATTCAGCAGCGGTCCTTCCTTCAGAGCCCTGAGCCACTGGAGCTGGAACTAGCCACCGTCATGGAGCAGGAGGGGAGTGAGGCTGGAACCGAGGCCCAGCAAGGAGAGCCTGAGGCTGGGGAGAGTGCTGCAGGGCCTGGGCCTGGACCTGGAGGAAGCCCACTAAGGACCACCATCACCGGGACGAGATCAGAGTTTGTACTGAGCCAGCCTGGCCGGTGGGACATCCCTAATGGGTTTCATACAGACACCCAAGGGGGAGTGGAGGGCTCTGGAGCCATACCCAACTCAATGAGGTAA